TTAACGTCTTGAGAACCCTGCCCGTTCTCTTTGGGCTACTAGCACTGGGGCATTTTGCTAGTCAATTAGTTCAACTGGGGCAACTTGTTGAACTAATCTCAGTTGCAGCCACAGCTAGGGGCAGCACATCCGCAGCTTGGCTCGCAAGCAGCAGCGCAACCGCAGCTTGCTTCGCAGCAAGGAGCACAGCAGCACTTTGCAGCCTTGCGGGCAGCACGGCGAGCGCGAATACGATCGCACAGGCTTGGCTTGCAGCAGCATGTCTCGCAGCAAGGAGCAGCGCAACCGCAGGAAGGCTCGCAACCGCAGTCAGAAGCACATCCGCAGCTTGGCTCACAAGCAGCAGCACAACCGCAGGAAGGCTCACATGCCGAAGCGCAACCACAGCTTGGCTCGCAGCAGCTTGAGGCACAGCAGCAGTTACGGGCAGCACGGCGGGCAGCCATACGAGCACGCAACCGAGCGCAGAGACCTTGACGCTTGCAGCAGCAAGGATCACAGCAGCTTACTTCACAGCCACAATCAGTGGCACATCCACAGCTTGGTTCACAAGCAGCAGCGCAACCGCAGCTTGGCTCACAGGCCGAAGCACAGCCGCAGCTAGGCTCACAGCCGCAACCGCCACCGAACAGGCCAAACGCACTTGCGTTGGTAGCGCTGCTCATCGCGATCACGAGGCCGAGGCCCAGCGTCGAAACTAGATTCTTCATCGGGTAACTCCTTAAGGAAGGGGGAAACTGTGTTGCCATCGTTGGCATGCCTTGCGTCTCGCCTGCGCCTAGTTGGGGGAGTGCGCCAGAACGATCATCGCAACGCAAGAGCAGCCAGCCACGACGGCTAACGCTCCATTGGATATGGGGAGGAATCGTCACCCTAAAGAGAAAACCTTCACCACATTTGCCTTTTTGCCCTACCGGTAAGGTTGCCCAAGTCACCCTGTAACGATTGTGCGAATCGCAGCGAGTTGGCCTCTAGGTTTCGCCGCGGGGCTTGCCCCGCGCTTGCTGAGAGTTCACGCCAAGCGCGGAGCAAGCTCCGCGGCGAAACGTGCAGGAGTGACCTATATTTCTCTTATCCTTCAATTGAAATGCAGCGATGCCGCCATGAACGCCATCTACTCCCAATTTGCCAACGATCCCGACCTCGGCAGCATCGTCGTCGACTACGTCGAGCGACTCCTCCCCGAGCGTCTCGCCGCCGTTGAGCGAAGCGCCGCTGACTGCGATCTGGAAACCCTCCAGAGAGAAGTTCACCGCCTGAAGGGTTCGAGCGCCTGTTACGGTTTTGCCGAAGTCAGCGAATGCGCCGGCCAGATCGAGCGGGCGTGCTTGGAGGAGGAGCAGTTTGAGGAGCTGCTGCGGCAGACGGAGGCGTTGTTGCAGTTGTGTCAACGGGTAGTAGCTCGGCCCTCCAGGGCTGAGTAGAGACCCGTTTGAAGTGCCGACTCAGCCAGTTTGGCTCAGCGAGCGAGCAGTGCCAAGCCGCCCACGGATCAGGCCGGAGGCACCGATCTACGATGTACCCGTCGGTTCGGTTTTGCCTACCGCTGCATGTGTCACGCGTTTTGGTTCACGCGAAACCGTTGCCCTGCCGGACTCTTTCTGCCGCCGTCTAATGTCTTCAGCCATTGCTTTCAAGTCGTAGTTGAACTTCGCGGCGTACTCATCGCGATGCTTGCGGATTTCGTCAATGACGGGATCGGAATACATGGCTGAAGCTTGGCTATTTGTTCAACGGCTCGCCCGTGATTCGGGATCGGATCGAGTTTATAATGCAAACTGCTGGAAACGCACATTCAAGTACCAGGAAGACTATAAAAGCGGCCAACATGCTATTCGAAATGGCTGAACCATACTTTGGTACAATGAAACCGCCCATGATTGAAGAGCTTGCACCAATTAGTGGAATCGGCGAGGGTCCTCGATCAGTGAAGTAGATTAAATTACGACAAGCCAAAGCAAAATTGATTGTGCAACACAGAGAAGCGGGAATCACGAGGAACGAAGCTGCAACCCAGCGGATTAGTTCGACACTTTCCATTTGAGGTGTTCTTTCAGCATCAAGGCGTGAACCTGTTCTCATGGAAACAGTTTACCTAGAAACAACTGTCGTCGGTAGCATTGCAGGGCGCATCCATCCGCATCCTGACATGGCAGCGCGTCAACGGAAGACCCGGCTTTGGTGGAAATCTGCCTCATCACAGTACCATGTGGTGATCTCGCAGCTTGTGATTGATGAATGTTCAGCTGGCGACCCGTCAGCGGCTCAAGAACGGTTGGACGAAGTGTCTCACCTTCCCAAGCTTGAGATTGCCGATGACTCGCATGATCTCGCGAACGCACTAATGCTAGGTGGGGCA
The genomic region above belongs to Lacipirellulaceae bacterium and contains:
- a CDS encoding Hpt domain-containing protein; its protein translation is MNAIYSQFANDPDLGSIVVDYVERLLPERLAAVERSAADCDLETLQREVHRLKGSSACYGFAEVSECAGQIERACLEEEQFEELLRQTEALLQLCQRVVARPSRAE
- a CDS encoding type II toxin-antitoxin system VapC family toxin, giving the protein METVYLETTVVGSIAGRIHPHPDMAARQRKTRLWWKSASSQYHVVISQLVIDECSAGDPSAAQERLDEVSHLPKLEIADDSHDLANALMLGGAIPESEPRDALHIAIAATNGVEYLVTWNFKHIANATLRQRICDVCLANGFEPPVICTPEELGGMTDDA